taacccgaagaacACAtggaagtttcaattcaatatctgcattagttttggagatagtaacttgcatgtaaaactttaaccagaattttctaagtccaaaagggggcataatttgctcaaaatacatgtcagagttatgggacttgaccaagtgaggttggtaattgatctagaaaaagaaaaaataagtttcaaatctacatgccttttagaaatagctgtatgtacttgcacgaaaaactttaaccagaatttttgaagtccaaaagggggcataatttggccaaaatgaaggtcagagttatgggacttgctgctatcaactagttttataaccccgaagacacatgtgaagtttcaattcaatatctgcattagttttggagatagtaacttgcatataaaactttaaccagaattttttaagtccaaaagggggcataatttgctcaaaatacatgtcagagttatgggacttgacccagtgaggttggtaattgacctagaaaaagaaaaaataagtttcaaagctatatgcctttaattgatggctgtatgtacttgcatgcaaaaacttaacaaaggtgtgacgctgacgccgacgccagggtgagtagaatagctagactattcttcgaatagtcgagctaaaaacaagagcactgcaatacagagcaatatacacaaagcaaagtcatatgaccgttgacctcttagtgtgaccttgaccttaagcgagtcatctgaaacatgtgctctgcatgtcgtcttggtgtggtgaacatttgtgccaagtttctttgaaatccttcaagcagttcaagagttacagagcggacacaaaacaaactgattagacctttgacccctaagtctgaacttgaccttgaatcgagacattcaaaacatgcgctctgcacgtcgtcttggtgtgaacaattgtgtcaagcttctttgaaatccttcaaggggttcaagagtcacagagggacagacggacggacaccgggggtataacataatacgtccctttgggcatatgaaaagattgctccatgcatgtcagttatggtccgggcaaacaaatccggacagaaACACATACACTGATTAGCCATGTCTTCCagccgcaagcgggctcgacaaaagtcACATGTACTTTTTACATTATCACAGGATCAAACTTTGTTACATTTTTCGTCTATGTGTTACCATAGAAACCTTATTATTCCCATTTTGTACATGACATGTCCAGTTGTACCTATActctaattttataaaaatccttgTGACTCTGAAGATTACTAAATAATAATAAAGCTTGTGCAAAGCTATCACAGTTTTTAGTAGagcaaaaataattatgtttgactAACTAATGGATATACATGCCTTAATCAGTTTAACAATATATACATCTTAGTTCaatgcaaataaaaacatatgaaacaaGTTTGAGATGCAACAGTATACAAACAAGTCCTTTGCCTTAAGAGGATCTTGACCATCTGAACTttcttctgaccaagtttggtaaagatttaAACAGTTCATTAAAATGTACCTTAATTACAGTTTTTTCTCTAAAGTTTGTTGTGACAACTTAAAAATATGTAATCACTACAtcatgaaaagaaattattttaactatatatttaacaatatatacatCTTAGTTCaatgcaaataaaaacatatgaaacaaGTTTGAGATGCAACAGTATACAAACAAGTCCTTTGCCTTAAGAGGATCTTGACCATCTGAACTttcttctgaccaagtttggtaaagatttaAACAGTTCATTAAAATGTACCTTAATTACAGTTTTTTCTCTAAAGTTTGTTGTGACAACTTAAAAATATGTAATCACTACAtcatgaaaagaaattattttaactatatGCTTGTCTATAGGACACACATTTATTACCTATCACTTAGACACAGACCGTAACTCCAGTCTGGCTGAGAGAAAACTCGAAGCCAACGCCAGGTGCGCAACTGTGCTTTctaacaatcccctaatgttttatgcctttaagttaaatacattttgagatacattcGACACAATCTTGTATcccatttatgtattttttatcaaggaccataactatgAGCAGATTGACAGACTGAACAAAGTCACAGGTTTACATGCTCAGTAATATTTTAGTCTCTTTATAcatgttttgactaaatcaagggcaataactctagtctGGATAAGTGATATCTCCTATCAAAAACTCTAGGTTCACATTATCACATGCTGAGTAATTTTCCTGTGATGTTTCATATTCTTCTAGAGAAACATGCGGCTGAAACtttggccctttttatgcatatgttttactaagtcaagggtaataactctggtctggctgtgtgaaaccTTGGGGCACAACTTCCCGTGCTGAAttacaatcctgtgaggtttgataacTCTGGGTCAAATAGTATTTGAGGAAACGACACAATCTTGGTTGGACTGACGGACAAGGGCAATTCTAAGAagttcctcccccaccccccacaatcTATCTCTAGTAACCCTTAACAGAGACCAAGTGGAACCATTATAATGACGCTACAGATCAAGGTTGTTAAAGATCGGTCTGGCTGATAATGGGAATTTGctgaaaggtttttctatttttaactctaaacAGGGTAATCTTTAAAATACAACATTTCTGCACGTCCTTGAATAATTtcttctggaatattcaacatttcTGCACGTCCTTGAATAATTTCTTCTGGAATATTCAAATGTCTCACAATTTGTGATGGTGCCACTAAGGCTTTTATCTTCTATGAGTCAGTCTTTTCTTCTTAATGTTTCTTACAGTTCAGTTATCCACAAAGCTAACATATGGTTCATCATTGACCGCATCAATAATCTGAAAATAAAGGAAAGCAAAGGGAAatgattattttaattcatcCAAATAACTGAAACAGATTAACAAGTTACCAAGCCAAACAAACACATGGCCATGAAAGTTCATTggagaaattattttcattaccAATCGATACACTGCAATTgtgtggtctcagtttttccttacggccaataccagtaataaaaaagttactaaataagctatttaaagttacataaaagggaagtaattcaataaaaaaattattgtaagtgaacaaaaaagggatctgccatacaaaaacaagagcacctcAATGCAGAGACATATACAcacagtcatatgacctttgacccctaagtgtgaccttgatcttgaagcgagccatccaaaacgtGTTTTGCACGTCACCTCAATGTTgtgaacttttgtgccaagtttctttaaaatcattcaatCGGTttaagagttatagagcggacaggaaacaaagccatatgaccattgacccctaagtgtaaccttgaccttgaagctagccaTCCAGAATATGCGCTCTGCACTTCGTCCTGATGTGGTGAAATtggtgtcaagtttctttgaaatccttcaaggggttcaagagttatagagagGAAACAatattgttaacggacagacagacgtatggacactgggggtataacataatacgtcccttctgACGTATAATAAATGTGGGGCCAGGAGGACAATTCTCCATATACTTCACTAAGTCCAGCTAACAATGTCAGCATGCCAAAACTCATACTTATAATTTAGCATGTTTACTTTAAATGtgattaatccttaccctgcttaatttctataatgaacttgtccatctttcaatttggacagtaccatttactgttaaaaggaaTGCGTACCTAAAAGATTCTGATTGTAAAgcaaacagtgaagatcatgataagactgcacgggtgtgcaggctgatcatgatctacactggccgcaaaggcagaatcaatcgtgtccagcatgataagggttaatataacAAACTGTTGCAGAAGTGTAGTAATTGCACTTACTTCTCCAACATATTTTTTACATTCCTTCTTTCTTCCTCTGTTCAGCTCATACTCTACCTCAATGTAGCTGCCAATCTTGAACTGTACTTCCGAAACAAAATACCATCAGCTGTAcagtataataatgataaatgataaataaatctaGAAAAAAGTACTGATTCACACAGAGCAACTAAGTTGAAAACCAGCTCTGTCAACTCAAGTTGGTTCATTAGTACCCATAGCACTATGACAAGAGTTGCAGGATATTTTCAGCTGACTACTTGATTGAATCACATATATTTGGCAAGAGTCGGATAACCCCTTACATGAGTTTAACTGAAATCCACAATGCTGACAAGGCATTCAGCCAACAACATAAGACCACTTGGTCACAAactatacagtaaaatgaaaccCTATCGGCATGACTTGAGCAGCAGTCCATTTTCAGTTAActtttataagtttatataatCTAGGGATTAATATTGTTCCATTTGTAGTGAACTCCAGTCAGTGCATTAgcacaaacaaaaaacaatgtatTACATCAGAATATCAATGGATCATTTTATAACAggtaattttttattcaaaatcacTCGCTTCAGTCTTCCAAATTGTATAATGAACTATGACTTCAAGGTAATGCTTGGAGAAATGGTATCGTAAATCCGGTAGTGTTTATTACCATACACTGACATACTGAATAATTCATACATTTATGTAGACTGCATTTATCAGGTAAACCACTTACTTGATTAAGCTCTACTGGCAATTTCTGGCCCCCTTCGTCGTCGTCCTCTTTAGTATTGTCCTCTGAAGTTTCCTATAAGAAACCAGCCAAATATGAACAATATTAAAATACAATTCATAACTGTTGGGACTTAATTTGGTTTTACTCATTCTGTGAATAACTCAAAATAGTGAGTTTCATGTTAATCATTTAAGCAGtttgaaaattactgagaaacaTGAAAATGAACAGACAAATGTATGGACAAACCAACATGATTAACTTGCAAATATAGCCCTCCTATAACTTGTATTCAAAAggtatatttctttataatttccaAATACACATGTAGTGTAAAAGTTCAAAAATACCACTGGATCTTTTTGTATCGTCTGTATCAGgtaattttaaatgcaaaatcaCTCGAGTAAGTCATCTTTTGTGTATAAAAATATGATTTCAGACATGGTATGAAAAATCATGCAGTATTCATAACCATAAACCGACAGACTGAGTAACATATACATTTGTGTAGACTGCAACTTACATGATTAAGCTCCACTGGCAATTTCTGGTCCCCTTCAATGTCATTCTCGTTAGATTTGTCTTGTGAAGATTCCTAAAAAGAAACCAGCTAAACATGAATATATGTCAAACTTAAATACAGTTCAAATCTGACATAACTGAAAGACAGAATTTAAATTCGATCTTTTTGTGATTAACTCAAACCAGTGagtctctttaaaaaaaaatcaacagaaaggTTAGAGCAACTGGAAAATGAATGGTCTGATGTATGGACAAACCAACATGCTTGACTCTCCAATACAGCCCTCATATAATTTGTATTCATAATGTATAATTTTCTTAATACTTCTTCACTTAAACAGGCTGTGTAAAAGTTCAAAGCAtcacttcatatttttgtattctcTGTATCAGGTAATTCACAAAGCAAAATCACTCAAATAAGTCATCTTTATTGTATTAAAATAGGACTTAAAGGTAATGCTAGCTGCCATGATATGAAAAATCCTGAGGTGGTTATTACCATACACTGACAGACTGAATAACTTATAAATGTACATAGACAGTATCTATTCAGTATCTACTTACACTGTTCAGCTCCACTGGCAAATTCTGGCCCTCTTCATCACCACATTCAATAGCATGGTCTTGTGAAGTTTCCTGCAAAGAAATCcgcaaaacataaaaataaatttcataatgtatttttcttaaaacagggagctgcgttcaataaacgcttgatgcccccggtggcatccttgtcgatacaaagcaacccaagttcaaaacgaggtcaaggtcaaactgaggccaggtgatgtttgaagatgaggaatggtcacaggttacatctgtattcgtatcaattcattcttttaAGCGGTATTGatactagacgaaacggtcccatttggttaaccaagagatggcccatataaagcaacctaagtccaaaatgaggaggtcaaggtcaaactgaggtcaggtgatgtctgaagatgaggaatggtcacaggttacatctgcattagtatcaagtcattctagtaaggggtattgatgctagacgaaacggtcccatttggttaacctcatacggacggacgaatgaacggacggacaatCACTATACAATCACTGccgggggggggcataaaaatgctgataAATGTCAATTTTAGTGGAAAGATGACTGGAGTTCTTTTATACGAACTCTTACTCGGATAAGTAATCtttaatgaatatcaaaatatgGTATCAGAAATCAGGTAGTGTTCATTACCACACACAGActgaataatttatacatttatgatatataataatatagataCAAGTGACCTAGTACTGCAGTGGCAAAACAGAAGTCTCTTCTGGTGGAAGAACAATTTACTTtaccttcaatagtgacattgacctttgacagacaACCATGGTCATAAGTGCGACATATAGCCAAATCATAGGGAACATTTCTTTTGTTTAGTACTAAGAAatcttcaatgcaattaaaattaataaagcagaaacaaattttacttcaccttcaatagtgaccttaacctttgacagacaaacaaaaaaaaaatgtgtcatgGTCCCGACATATAGTCTAATGAAGAGGAACATTTCTGTTTAgtactaaaacaagagctgtcactaatggtgacaaatgccccccgcagcgccttgacctttgatctagtgaccttgacctttgacctggtgacccaaaagtcagtaggggtcatgtactcaataagtactatcagcatgtgaagttttaaggtcctgggtgcagtggttcgcgagtaaagtgccttcatgcaaaaagtaaacgtttgacctggtgaccccaaagtcagtaggggtcgtgtactcaagaagtactatcagcatgtgaagtttgaaggtcctgggtgcagtggttcgcgagtaaagtgccttcatgcaaaaagttaacgtttgacctggtgaccttgacctttgaccccaaagtcagtaggggtcgtgtactcaataagtactatcagcatgtgaagtttgaaggtcctgggtgcagtggttcgcaagtaaagtgccttcatgcaaaaagttaacgttgtgacgaacgaacggccAGTTGAAAACCAAAGGGGTctggcacatgagtggattaagtttaatggctTATTTTTGAATCCTAGagtcataattatgaaaaaaatcatactaatataactactccatagacaagggtttttaccccgcagaagctatgttttcaactactttctttacatggccaggaaaaaaatattatcagctattttcccattcaaacattgcattcagttactcaaatgaatcaacttttaaaattacctcaacatattttcatatatttatctgtttttcgacaATTCGACATAATACCGAACAATATACAGAGCGAATGCGAAGTCTAACAACATCGCGTAACAACATATCAAGCTATACGCAGTCAGTAAAGACAACATTCTAGACCTTCCGCGGACAAAGCAACCATTGCAATACAAATggtgaataaaaacaataatctAACCAGCAAAATTCAATTCCTGTAAAGCCAAGGTTGTCTCCAAcaccttattatttttatttgatcaaaGTAGCTGTCAAATTACAAATCATGCGACCCTGGAAAAACCCGTAATACAATTAGTCGCCGATTGGTCAGGTAAAAATAGTGAGCCAATCAGAGCGCGTATGTGCAAACATATGACGTACGAAGCAAAATGGTAGCGGTtagatattttacaaagaaaaaaagtttgaaacaagGATTATGGCCGATGTTGCTGCTATGTAAATACAACTTTGGCGGTTAGTTTGTAGTTTTTAGTTAAAACTCATATTGCAATGGTTGTTTTGTTCGCGAATGGTCCAGAACGTTGATTTTACTGACTGCTTATATCTTTATTCGTTGTTACGCGTGTTGTTAGACTTCGGATTCGCTCTGTGTATTGTTCGGTATAATGTCGAATtgtcgaaaaacagataaatatatgaaaatatgttgaggtaattttaaaagttgattcatttgaataactgaatgcaatgtttgaatgggaaaatagctgataatatttttttcctggccaTGTACAGAAAGTAGCTGAAAACATAGCTTCTGCGGAGTAAAAACCCTTGTCtatggagtagttatattagtatgatttttttcataattatgactCTAGGATTCAAAAATAAGCCATTAAAATTAATCCACTCATGTGACGGACCCCTttgttgaaaactaatatgcctcccttttgggggcataaaaatccatcaatgcaataaaatgtaatggAGCAGAAACCAATTTATTGAGCAGAGTTTATTttcacttgaccttcaatagttaCCTTCACCTACAAGCAAaagtcatgtacatgcataatctacatattgccctctatataGAAACCAAGTTTTATGAGCCTAGcttgaatattttttgagata
The Mercenaria mercenaria strain notata unplaced genomic scaffold, MADL_Memer_1 contig_1613, whole genome shotgun sequence DNA segment above includes these coding regions:
- the LOC128551739 gene encoding uncharacterized protein LOC128551739; this encodes MKETSQDHAIECGDEEGQNLPVELNSESSQDKSNENDIEGDQKLPVELNHETSEDNTKEDDDEGGQKLPVELNQEVQFKIGSYIEVEYELNRGRKKECKKYVGEIIDAVNDEPYVSFVDN